The Vicinamibacteria bacterium genome segment CGACGGCCCGGGGGGGAAAGCGAGTCCGGTCTTCCTGCTGTTAGAATGCGCGCACTTCCCGGGAGGTCCGCTTGGCCCAAACCCCTGCGCCGGTCGCGTTCCGGCCCTACGTCGCGGACGAGACGGCGCTCCCAGAGCTGACCCTGCGCGCGCTCGTCCTGGGCTCGCTCCTGGGCCTGCTTTTCGGCGCCTCCTCCGCCTACCTGGGCCTGCGCGTGGGCCTCACCGTGTCCGCCTCCATCCCCATCGCGGTCATCTCCATCACCGTGTTCCGCGCCCTCTCCCGCACCCTGGGCTCCCCGGCCTCAATCCTTGAGAACAACATCGTCCAAACCACAGGCTCGGCGGGGGAGTCCATCGCGGGGGGGGTGATCTACACCATCCCCGCCCTTGTGTTCCTGGGCTTCGAGCTGGACTGGATGCGGACCATGGTGCTCGCCCTGCTGGGCGGCATTCTCGGCATCCTGATGATGATTCCGCTCCGGCGCTACCTGATCGTTCGGGAGCACGGGGTCCTCACCTACCCCGAGGGGACGGCCTGCGCCGAGGTCCTCATGGTGGGGGAGGAGAAGGGGACGGAGGCCCGGCTGGTCTTCGAGGGGCTGTTTGTGGGCCTCTTCTACAAGATGCTGATGGCCATCAACGGCCTGTGGAACCAGTTCCCGGAGCGGGTGCTCGGCTTCTACAACAAGACAGCCCGAATTCGCCTGGACGCCTCCCCGGAGCTCATGGGGGTCGGCTACATCATCGGGTACCGCTCCTCCGCCCTCATGGTGGGGGGCGGGGCCCTAGCCTCCCTGGTCCTCATTCCCGCCATCGCCCTCTTTGGCGAAGGCCGCTCCGCCCCCCTCTATCCGGCCAGCGTCCCCATCTCGACCATGGGGGCGGACGACATCTGGAACTACTACATCCGCTACGTGGGGGCGGGAGCGGTGGCGGCGGGGGGCATCATCAACCTCGTAAGGGCCATGCCCACCATCATCGACTCCTTCGCTGCCTCCTTCCGCGACCTCCGGCTTTCGCGGGGCGGCGGCGGGCCGGCCCTGCGCCGCACCGAGCGCGACATTCCCATCACCGTCGTGCTGGTGGGCTCGGTGGCCCTCGCCCTGGCCATGACCCTCATCCCCCAGCTCAAGGTGAACCTCCTGGCCGCGGGCCTCATCATCCTCTTCGGCTTCTTCTTCTCCGTGGTCGCCTCCCGCATCACGGGTGAGCTTGGTTCCTCCTCCTGCCCGATCAGCGGCATGGCCATCGCTACCCTCATGGGCACCTGCCTCATCTTCGTGACCCTGGGCTGGACCGGCCACGGATACACCGCGGTGGCTCTGGCCGTGGGGGGGGTGGTGTGCATCGCCGCCAGCAACGCGGGGACCACGAGCCAGGATCTGAAGACCGGGTTCCTGGTGGGGGCCACGCCCTGGAAGCAGCAGGTGGCTCTCATCGTGGGGGTGCTGGCCTGCGTGTTCGTGGTGGGAAGGACCGTCATCTTCATCAACGAGAGCTTCAGCACCGTCCGCGCCGCCCACTTTGACGTCGTCCTGAGCGCGGACGCGCAGGCCCCCCGGCAGGCGGGCCCCGACGGCGCGTCCTACGGGCTCCGCCGCGTGGGGGGGGTGCCGGGGATCCCGGACGGGACCTACTTGGCCGACGCCGAGGGCCAGGTCCATTTCGAGGTCGTGCAAGGCATCGGCTCCGAGCGGGCCTCCGCGCCCCAAGCCCGGCTGATGAGCCTGGTCATCAAGGGGATTCTGGAGCGTCAGCTCCCCTGGGGCCTCGTCCTCATCGGGGTCTTCATCTCCATCGTCATGGAAATGGTGGGGGTTCCCGCCTTGGCCTTCGCGGTCGGGGTGTACTTGCCCCTGGAGAGCACGACCCCGGTCTTCGTGGGGGGCCTGGTGCGCTGGCTGATCGACCGGCACCGCGGGGGGGAGGCGGAATCCGACGCGGGCCCGGGCGTGCTTTACAGCTCCGGCCTCATCGCGGGCGGCTCCCTCATGGGCCTGGGGGTGGCGGCGCTGGCCCCCGATCGGCTCACCTGGCTGCGCGAGGCATTCAACCTCGGGCCCCGCCTCCTGCCCCCGGCCTTCGTGACCTCTGCCATTCCCGGGCTGCTGGCCTTCCTCCTCATCGCCTACCTGCTCCACCGCCGGGCCCGGGGCTCACCGCCCGCCGCCTGAGCCCATGCCCCCGGATGACCCGTCGGCCCGACAGTCAATGAAGGTCGCCTTCATCGGCACCCACGGCGTGGGCAAGACCACCCTCTGCTACGACCTCGCCTCCCTCCTCAAGCGCCAGGACGTGAACGTGGACATGGTCAAGGAGGTGGCCCGGCTCTCGCCCCTTCCCATCAACCGCCAGACCTCGATCGAGGCCCAGACCTGGATTCTCATGACCCAGGTGGCGGAGGAGATAAGGTCCGCCAGCCAGCACGCGGTGGTGGTCTGCGACCGCAGCGTCCTCGACAATTATGCCTACCTGGCCCTGGCCTGCGGCCGCCAGAAGCCGATCGAGCGCTTCGTGGACCACTGGATGAAGACCTACGATCTGCTCTTCAAGGTTCCCCTCTCCACCGCGCCCGTCTCCGCGGACGGCGTGCGCGACACCGACCAGTTCTTCATGCGCTCCATCGACGAGCTCGTCGACCGCCTGCTCAAGGAGAAGAAGATCCCCCACGAGGTGCTCCCCCCCGGACAGCGGGAGCGGTGGCTCGAGACGGTGCGCGAACGGGTCCTGAGTGCTCCCGGGCTGTCCAAGCGGCTGTTCTAGGGCCGGTGGGTTCTCGACGCCCTCGGGGGCCGAGGCCCGCCGCCTGGGGGGGAACACTTGCCGCTCATCCCCTTTCCAGAGAGGGATGGCCCGCCACCCACCGGGGCCGCCACCCCTCGTGCCGCGGCGACGATGGCACGACAACGAACGAGCACGACAACGAACAAGGAGGGACCGATGATGGGAACGCAGGAATGGGTGGGCGGGCTGCTCAGCGCACTCTTGCTGCTGACCGGACCCCCGCGAGGAGCAGCCGCCGCTCCCAAGGACGATCATCCCATGGACCAAGTCGAGCAGGAGTTCGGTAAGGCCAACCCCAAGGCGCCCTCCGCCCTCTCCCGATTCGCGTTTCTCATCAGCCGCTGGCGGTGCGAAGCGAGGGCGCGGTTGGCCAATGGAGACTGGCAGGCGCTGCAGGCCACGTGGTTCGGTCGCTTCGTCCTCGACGGCTATGCCATCGCGGACGAATACCGCATGACCGGCCCCTCGGGAGAGCTGATCGTGCTCGGCGTGAATCTCCGGACTTATGACGCCATCCGGCAGACTTGGAACATGAAGTGGCTGAGCGCGCTCGCGGGAACGTGGGTGGATCTGGGGCCGGAGGAGCTCGGGGGGGTGACGTTCGATGGCGGGTCCATCGCCTACGTGTTCAAGGAGCCCCTGGCCCCCCACGCTTACACGCGCGCGACCTACACGAACATTTCCGAAAAGCACTTCACCTGGCGCGGCGAGAAGTCCGATGACGGGAAGACGTGGAGCGAGTTCATGGTGCTGGAGGCCTACCGAAGCAAGGAGTAGCCGCCCCTTCTGAGCCTTGACGGCTAGGGGGGGCCCTACGTCCCCTCGCGCATGTCGATGCCGAGCTGCTTGCACTTCTTGTAGAGGTGGCTTCGCTCCAGCCCCAGGCTGCGGGCGGCGTTGGTGACGTGGCCGCCGGTCGTCCTCAGCCGCTCGCGGATCACGTCGCGCTCGAAGGACTCCACCAGGTCCCGAAGCGCCCCCTGCGCGGGGGCGGGCGCGGGGCGGGTGGCGGGGGAGGTGGGGAGGGCGGCGCGGAGATCCTCCCCCGTCAGGGGATCGCCCTCGGAGAGGATGAGGGCGCGCTCGACCACGTTCCGGAGCTCGCGCACGTTGCCCCTCCAGGGCTGCGCGCGGAGCAGCTCCAAGGCCTCGGGGGCGATGCGGCGTGGCTTCCAGAGGTTGCGCCGGCAGGCCGCGGCCGCGAAGTGGAGGGCGAGGGTGGGCACGTCGTCCGGCCGCTCCCTTAGGGGAGGCGCGCGCAGGGTGAGGGTGCTGATCCGGTAGTAGAGGTCCTCGCGGAAGCGCCCGTCCGCGAGCATGGTCTCCACGTCGCGGTTGGTGGCGGAGATGAGGCGCACGTCCACCCGGATCTCGCCCGTGCCCCCCACCCGCGTCACCTCGCCGTCCTGGAGCACGCGGAGCAGCTTGGCCTGCATGGCCGCGGGCATGTCCCCGATCTCGTCCAGGAAGAGGGTGCCCCCGTCGGCCTGCTCGAACCGGCCGCGGCGCTGGGCCACCGCCCCCGAGAACGCCCCTTTCTCGTGGCCGAAGAGCTCGCTCTCCACCAGATCTGCGGGCACGGCCGCGCAGTTCATGCGCACGAAGGGCTGGGCCCGGCGGGGCGAGAGCTCGTGGATGGCCCGGGCCACCAGCTCCTTGCCGGTCCCGTTCTCGCCCACGACCAGGATGGGTACGTCGGAGGGGGCGGCGCGCTCCACCAGGGCCCGCAGGGAGGCCAGGGGCGCGCTGTCCCCCACGAGCGCGAGCTCGTCCCGCCAGTACCTCTGCAGCTCGCGGTTCTCGCGCTCCAGGCGGTCCAGGCGCAAGGCGTTGCGGAGGGTGAGGAGCAGCCGGTCGAGCCCCACCGGCTTCTCCACGAAATCCAGAGCCCCCAGGCGGGTGGCTTTGACCGCCGTCTCCACCGTGGCCTGTCCGCTCATGAGGATCACGGGCACGTCCGCGTTGCGCTCGCGCAGCCGGGCCAGGAACTCGAGCCCGTCCATCTCCGGCATCACCACGTCGGAGAGAACCGCGTCCACCGGCTCCTCCTGCAGCCGCTCCAGGGCCCGCACGGCCGAGGAGGCGGTCAAGGCGGTGTAGCCCTCGAGGGCGAAGGCTCGGGACAGGGAGGCCAGGGTGCCGGGGTCGTCGTCCAGGATCAGGATGCGCGGCTTAGCCATCCCCAAGAGCTTCTCACAGATGCTCGGCCTTTTCGGGGAAGGGCAGGAGCAGCGTGAAGGCCACCCCCCCTCCCGGCTCGCTCTTCACCTCCA includes the following:
- a CDS encoding sigma-54 dependent transcriptional regulator, with the protein product MAKPRILILDDDPGTLASLSRAFALEGYTALTASSAVRALERLQEEPVDAVLSDVVMPEMDGLEFLARLRERNADVPVILMSGQATVETAVKATRLGALDFVEKPVGLDRLLLTLRNALRLDRLERENRELQRYWRDELALVGDSAPLASLRALVERAAPSDVPILVVGENGTGKELVARAIHELSPRRAQPFVRMNCAAVPADLVESELFGHEKGAFSGAVAQRRGRFEQADGGTLFLDEIGDMPAAMQAKLLRVLQDGEVTRVGGTGEIRVDVRLISATNRDVETMLADGRFREDLYYRISTLTLRAPPLRERPDDVPTLALHFAAAACRRNLWKPRRIAPEALELLRAQPWRGNVRELRNVVERALILSEGDPLTGEDLRAALPTSPATRPAPAPAQGALRDLVESFERDVIRERLRTTGGHVTNAARSLGLERSHLYKKCKQLGIDMREGT
- a CDS encoding AAA family ATPase, yielding MKVAFIGTHGVGKTTLCYDLASLLKRQDVNVDMVKEVARLSPLPINRQTSIEAQTWILMTQVAEEIRSASQHAVVVCDRSVLDNYAYLALACGRQKPIERFVDHWMKTYDLLFKVPLSTAPVSADGVRDTDQFFMRSIDELVDRLLKEKKIPHEVLPPGQRERWLETVRERVLSAPGLSKRLF
- a CDS encoding oligopeptide transporter, OPT family; the protein is MAQTPAPVAFRPYVADETALPELTLRALVLGSLLGLLFGASSAYLGLRVGLTVSASIPIAVISITVFRALSRTLGSPASILENNIVQTTGSAGESIAGGVIYTIPALVFLGFELDWMRTMVLALLGGILGILMMIPLRRYLIVREHGVLTYPEGTACAEVLMVGEEKGTEARLVFEGLFVGLFYKMLMAINGLWNQFPERVLGFYNKTARIRLDASPELMGVGYIIGYRSSALMVGGGALASLVLIPAIALFGEGRSAPLYPASVPISTMGADDIWNYYIRYVGAGAVAAGGIINLVRAMPTIIDSFAASFRDLRLSRGGGGPALRRTERDIPITVVLVGSVALALAMTLIPQLKVNLLAAGLIILFGFFFSVVASRITGELGSSSCPISGMAIATLMGTCLIFVTLGWTGHGYTAVALAVGGVVCIAASNAGTTSQDLKTGFLVGATPWKQQVALIVGVLACVFVVGRTVIFINESFSTVRAAHFDVVLSADAQAPRQAGPDGASYGLRRVGGVPGIPDGTYLADAEGQVHFEVVQGIGSERASAPQARLMSLVIKGILERQLPWGLVLIGVFISIVMEMVGVPALAFAVGVYLPLESTTPVFVGGLVRWLIDRHRGGEAESDAGPGVLYSSGLIAGGSLMGLGVAALAPDRLTWLREAFNLGPRLLPPAFVTSAIPGLLAFLLIAYLLHRRARGSPPAA